The following are encoded together in the Pseudomonas xantholysinigenes genome:
- a CDS encoding DUF2970 domain-containing protein translates to MDDRTPGKPPTFWQMLQSILAAAFGVQSGKNRARDFTYGKASHFIVMGTLFTLIFIFVLIGLVQLAMHLTAR, encoded by the coding sequence ATGGACGACCGCACCCCGGGCAAACCGCCCACCTTCTGGCAGATGCTGCAAAGCATCCTGGCCGCCGCCTTCGGCGTGCAGAGCGGCAAGAACCGCGCCCGCGACTTCACCTACGGCAAGGCCAGCCATTTCATCGTCATGGGCACGCTGTTCACCCTGATCTTCATCTTCGTGCTGATTGGCCTGGTGCAACTGGCGATGCACCTGACCGCGCGCTAG
- a CDS encoding ABC transporter substrate-binding protein: protein MLKALCQSLCLSLPLVAGAQAASVVFLNPGYSNETFWVDYSRFMQAAATDLGMQLRVQYSERRADLALTQARAVLQGAQRPDYLVLVNEQYVAPEIIRLSRDSGVKLFLVNNGLTDSQARSIKAQPDKYPEVLGSLVGNDEQAGYLMLRAMVAQLPDDAGPVDLLAFAGVKTTPASQLREQGMRRALADFPQVRLRQVVYGGWSRQRAFEQAQMLVQRYPETRLVWSANDQMAFGAMQAFEAAGRKPGREVIFSAVNSSPEALRARIDGRLSVLMGGHFTLGGWAMVMLHDDAQGLRVDRDGRREHSVPALQLIDPAKARRWLKLLELDSHGIDFQRYSAEGHPADFRYPFLTSPVDY, encoded by the coding sequence ATGCTCAAGGCCTTGTGCCAGAGCCTGTGCCTGAGCTTGCCGCTGGTGGCGGGCGCACAGGCCGCTTCGGTGGTGTTTCTCAATCCGGGATATTCCAACGAGACGTTCTGGGTCGATTATTCGCGCTTCATGCAGGCCGCCGCGACGGACCTGGGCATGCAGTTGCGCGTGCAGTACAGCGAGCGCCGCGCCGACCTGGCCCTGACCCAGGCGCGGGCGGTGCTGCAAGGGGCGCAGCGCCCGGACTACCTGGTGCTGGTCAACGAGCAGTACGTGGCGCCGGAGATCATCCGCCTGTCCCGGGACAGCGGGGTCAAGCTGTTCCTGGTCAACAACGGCCTGACCGACAGCCAGGCGCGCAGCATCAAGGCGCAGCCGGACAAATATCCCGAGGTGCTCGGCTCCCTGGTGGGCAACGATGAGCAGGCTGGCTACCTGATGCTCAGGGCCATGGTCGCGCAGTTGCCTGATGACGCGGGCCCTGTCGACCTGCTGGCGTTCGCCGGGGTCAAGACCACGCCGGCCTCGCAACTGCGCGAGCAGGGCATGCGCCGGGCGTTGGCGGACTTTCCCCAGGTACGCCTGCGCCAGGTGGTGTACGGCGGCTGGAGCCGCCAGCGCGCGTTCGAGCAGGCGCAGATGCTGGTGCAGCGTTATCCCGAGACCCGCCTGGTGTGGTCGGCCAACGACCAGATGGCGTTCGGCGCCATGCAGGCGTTCGAGGCGGCGGGCCGCAAACCGGGCCGGGAGGTGATCTTCAGTGCCGTCAACAGCTCGCCGGAGGCGTTGCGCGCCCGCATCGACGGGCGCCTGAGCGTGCTGATGGGCGGGCACTTCACCTTGGGCGGCTGGGCCATGGTCATGCTCCACGATGACGCCCAGGGCTTGAGGGTGGACCGCGATGGGCGGCGCGAGCACAGCGTGCCGGCCTTGCAGCTGATCGACCCGGCCAAGGCCCGGCGCTGGCTGAAGCTGCTGGAGCTGGACAGCCATGGCATCGACTTCCAGCGCTACAGCGCCGAAGGGCACCCGGCGGATTTCCGCTACCCGTTCCTCACGTCACCCGTCGACTACTGA
- a CDS encoding AraC family transcriptional regulator: protein MSVNERYQQRFAAVLTYIEGNLEGDLSLEALSAVAHFSAFHFHRQFSAYVGVPVARYVQLMRLRRAAHRLIGEPAHSVLEAALGAGFESPEAFSRAFRRAFGQAPAAFRRQPDWQLWNTVFAIPHFSRSITMQVRIVDFAAVRLAALEHRGPPSQVSETVRRFIDWRMSSGQSPVASSRTFGIPFNNPDTTAPEDFRFAVCGEIEEAVVANAQGVHELSLPAGRCAVVRHVGSPDHIGETIYPIYRDWLPDSGEELRDHPLFFHYLSIHPQTPLEQWQTDIYVPLR from the coding sequence TTGTCAGTCAATGAGCGTTACCAACAGCGTTTTGCCGCGGTACTCACCTATATCGAGGGCAACCTCGAGGGCGATCTTTCGCTGGAGGCCTTGAGCGCCGTGGCGCATTTCTCGGCGTTTCATTTCCACCGGCAGTTCAGTGCCTATGTCGGCGTGCCGGTTGCGCGCTACGTGCAGCTGATGCGTTTGCGTCGAGCGGCGCATCGGTTGATTGGCGAGCCGGCGCACTCGGTGCTGGAGGCCGCCCTGGGCGCTGGTTTCGAAAGCCCCGAGGCCTTCAGCAGGGCGTTTCGCCGGGCGTTCGGCCAGGCGCCCGCGGCGTTTCGGCGCCAGCCTGACTGGCAGCTGTGGAACACGGTGTTTGCCATTCCCCATTTTTCCAGGAGCATCACCATGCAGGTACGAATTGTCGATTTCGCCGCTGTCCGTCTCGCCGCGCTCGAGCATCGCGGGCCGCCCAGCCAGGTCAGCGAAACCGTGCGCCGCTTCATCGACTGGCGCATGAGCAGTGGCCAGTCACCCGTGGCCAGCAGCCGCACCTTCGGGATTCCGTTCAACAACCCCGATACCACCGCCCCCGAGGACTTTCGCTTTGCCGTGTGCGGGGAGATTGAAGAGGCAGTGGTGGCCAATGCCCAGGGCGTGCATGAGTTGAGCCTGCCCGCGGGGCGCTGCGCGGTGGTGCGGCATGTGGGCTCGCCGGACCATATCGGCGAGACGATCTACCCGATCTACCGTGACTGGCTGCCGGACAGTGGCGAGGAACTGCGTGACCACCCGCTGTTCTTCCACTACCTGAGCATCCATCCGCAGACGCCGCTGGAGCAGTGGCAGACCGACATCTACGTGCCGTTGCGTTGA
- a CDS encoding nitrite/sulfite reductase: MYVYDEYDQRIIEDRVKQFRDQTRRYLAGELSEEEFRPLRLQNGLYIQRFAPMLRVAVPYGQLNARQTRMLAKIARDYDKGYAHISTRQNVQYNWPALEDIPEILAELATVQMHAIQTSGNCLRNVTTDQFAGVAADELVDPRPWCEIVRQWTTFHPEFAYLPRKFKIAVNGSRDDRAAIEVHDIGLEPVRNAAGELGFRVLVGGGLGRTPVIGAFINEFLPWQDLLSYLDAILRVYNRYGRRDNKYKARIKILVKALTPEVFAEKVEAEMAHLRGGSTTLTEAEVQRVARHFVDPDYLALDNIDYTTLDAEHPGFARWRSRNTRAHKKPGYVAVTLSLKPTGVAPGDLTDKQLDAVADLAERYSFGYLRTSHEQNIILADVEQRQLHALWLELREQGFATPNIGLLTDIICCPGGDFCSLANAKSIPIAESIQRRFDDLDYLFDIGELDLNISGCMNACGHHHVGHIGILGVDKKGEEFYQVSLGGNAARDASLGKILGPSFAQDDMADVIEKLISVYVEQRTEDERFIDTYQRIGIDPFKERVYAANH, translated from the coding sequence ATGTACGTATACGACGAGTACGATCAGCGGATCATCGAGGACCGCGTCAAGCAGTTCCGTGATCAGACCCGCCGCTACCTGGCCGGGGAGCTGAGCGAAGAAGAATTCCGCCCTCTGCGCCTGCAGAACGGCCTCTATATCCAGCGTTTCGCCCCGATGCTGCGGGTCGCCGTGCCGTACGGCCAGCTGAACGCGCGCCAGACGCGCATGCTGGCGAAGATCGCCCGCGACTACGACAAGGGCTACGCGCACATCAGCACCCGCCAGAACGTGCAGTACAACTGGCCGGCGCTGGAGGATATCCCAGAGATTCTCGCCGAACTGGCCACCGTGCAGATGCACGCCATCCAGACCAGCGGCAACTGCCTGCGCAACGTCACCACCGACCAATTCGCCGGGGTCGCCGCCGATGAACTGGTGGACCCGCGCCCATGGTGCGAGATCGTCCGCCAGTGGACTACCTTCCACCCGGAATTCGCCTACCTGCCGCGCAAGTTCAAGATTGCCGTCAACGGCTCGCGCGACGACCGCGCCGCCATCGAGGTGCACGACATCGGCCTGGAGCCGGTGCGCAACGCCGCCGGTGAGCTGGGCTTCCGCGTGCTGGTCGGCGGCGGCCTGGGCCGCACTCCGGTGATTGGCGCGTTCATCAATGAATTCCTGCCCTGGCAGGACCTGCTCAGCTACCTCGACGCCATCCTGCGCGTGTACAACCGTTACGGTCGCCGCGACAACAAGTACAAGGCGCGGATCAAGATCCTGGTCAAGGCCCTCACCCCGGAAGTGTTCGCCGAGAAGGTCGAGGCCGAGATGGCCCACCTGCGCGGTGGCAGCACCACCCTGACCGAGGCCGAAGTGCAGCGCGTCGCCCGCCACTTCGTCGACCCCGACTACCTGGCCCTGGATAACATCGATTACACCACGCTGGACGCCGAGCACCCAGGCTTCGCCCGCTGGCGTTCGCGCAATACCCGCGCGCACAAGAAGCCGGGTTATGTCGCCGTGACCCTGTCGCTCAAGCCCACCGGCGTCGCCCCCGGCGACCTGACCGACAAGCAGCTGGATGCCGTCGCCGACCTGGCCGAGCGCTACAGCTTCGGCTACCTGCGCACCTCCCACGAGCAGAACATCATCCTCGCCGATGTCGAGCAGCGCCAGCTGCACGCCCTCTGGCTGGAACTGCGCGAGCAAGGCTTCGCCACCCCGAACATCGGCCTGCTGACCGACATCATCTGCTGCCCGGGCGGTGATTTCTGCTCGCTGGCCAACGCCAAGTCGATCCCGATCGCCGAATCCATCCAGCGCCGCTTCGACGACCTGGACTACCTGTTCGACATCGGCGAGCTCGACCTGAACATCTCCGGCTGCATGAACGCCTGCGGCCACCACCACGTCGGCCACATCGGCATCCTTGGCGTGGACAAGAAGGGCGAGGAGTTCTACCAGGTCTCGCTGGGCGGCAACGCCGCGCGCGACGCCAGCCTGGGCAAGATCCTCGGCCCATCCTTCGCCCAGGACGACATGGCCGACGTGATCGAGAAACTGATCAGCGTGTACGTCGAGCAGCGCACCGAAGACGAGCGCTTCATCGACACCTACCAGCGTATCGGCATCGACCCCTTCAAGGAGCGCGTCTATGCAGCGAATCATTAA
- a CDS encoding DUF934 domain-containing protein, which translates to MQRIIKNNQIVDETWHLLPKDVSIDELTNCDDYIVPLQLWRDHPSLLKARDGGLGIWLDSDEEAEEIGADVEHFQVIALNFPAFTDGRNYSNARLLRDRYQFKGELRAIGDVLRDQLFYMARCGFDAFAIRADKDPEDALQSLKDFSVTYQGATDQPLPLFRRR; encoded by the coding sequence ATGCAGCGAATCATTAAGAACAACCAGATCGTCGACGAAACCTGGCACCTGCTGCCCAAGGACGTGTCGATCGACGAGCTGACCAACTGCGACGACTACATCGTGCCGCTGCAGCTGTGGCGCGATCATCCGAGCCTGCTCAAGGCTCGCGACGGCGGCCTGGGCATCTGGCTGGACAGCGACGAGGAAGCCGAGGAAATCGGTGCCGACGTCGAGCACTTCCAGGTCATCGCCCTGAACTTCCCGGCCTTCACCGACGGGCGCAACTACTCCAACGCGCGCCTGCTGCGTGATCGTTACCAGTTCAAGGGCGAACTGCGCGCCATCGGCGACGTGCTGCGCGACCAGCTGTTCTACATGGCCCGCTGCGGCTTCGACGCCTTCGCCATCCGTGCCGACAAGGACCCGGAAGACGCGCTGCAAAGCCTGAAGGACTTCTCGGTGACCTACCAGGGCGCCACCGACCAGCCGCTGCCGCTGTTCCGCCGCCGCTGA